From Salipiger profundus, a single genomic window includes:
- the cysE gene encoding serine O-acetyltransferase — MAETRARIAELDPVWARITREAEEAVAAEPLLGGMVHVSVLHHATIEGALAFRISMKLSNGEMSEQILREICDEAYASDPWLARAARADIRATFDRDPACHRFLQPLLYFKGFQAVQSQRVANWLWRQGRHDLSFFFQMRASELFGVDIHPAAKIGQGIMVDHAHSIVIGETAVVGNDVSMLHSVTLGGTGKEDEDRHPKIGDGVLIGAGAKVLGNIRIGCGSRIAAGSVVLEDVPPCKTVAGVPAKIVGDAGCDQPSRDMDQKLTGCNCGE; from the coding sequence ATGGCCGAAACCCGCGCAAGGATCGCCGAGCTGGACCCTGTCTGGGCCCGGATCACCCGAGAGGCCGAAGAGGCCGTCGCCGCCGAGCCGCTGCTGGGCGGCATGGTACATGTCTCGGTGTTGCACCACGCCACCATAGAGGGGGCGCTGGCGTTCCGGATCTCGATGAAGCTGTCCAACGGCGAGATGTCGGAACAGATCCTGCGCGAGATCTGCGACGAGGCCTATGCCTCGGACCCGTGGCTGGCCCGCGCCGCGCGCGCCGATATCCGGGCCACCTTCGACCGTGACCCGGCCTGCCATCGGTTCCTCCAGCCGCTGCTCTACTTCAAGGGCTTCCAGGCGGTGCAGAGCCAGCGTGTCGCGAACTGGCTGTGGCGGCAGGGCCGGCACGACCTGTCGTTCTTCTTCCAGATGCGGGCCTCGGAGCTCTTCGGCGTCGACATCCACCCTGCCGCGAAGATCGGGCAGGGGATCATGGTCGACCACGCCCATTCCATCGTCATCGGCGAGACCGCCGTTGTGGGCAACGACGTGTCGATGCTGCACTCGGTGACGCTGGGCGGCACCGGCAAGGAAGACGAGGACCGTCACCCCAAGATCGGCGACGGCGTGCTGATCGGGGCGGGGGCGAAGGTGCTCGGCAACATCCGCATCGGTTGCGGTTCGCGCATCGCGGCAGGTTCGGTCGTGCTCGAGGACGTGCCCCCCTGCAAGACGGTCGCGGGCGTGCCTGCCAAAATCGTGGGCGACGCGGGCTGCGACCAGCCGTCGCGCGACATGGACCAGAAGCTGACGGGCTGCAACTGCGGCGAATAA
- a CDS encoding DUF7742 family protein: protein MELRPGAGRALGRLPDRGGAAFGALRPGALRERDAFGMRPVLHADVICAARVLLCLPSGRRWQAAQELVARAEAADRYRRRLGRTHPGWGNGTLMAAAMARPMAPGHRPDHPDYADCLMLVLDALRRHRAAAHAGQPLAQETQRRAVGSSSSRRPGISSPQSSQ from the coding sequence ATGGAGCTACGACCCGGCGCAGGACGGGCTCTCGGGCGACTACCGGATCGAGGTGGCGCAGCTTTCGGCGCGCTACGGCCCGGGGCCCTTCGCGAGCGTGACGCTTTCGGCATGAGGCCGGTTCTGCACGCCGACGTGATCTGCGCGGCCCGCGTGCTGCTGTGCCTGCCGTCCGGGCGCCGGTGGCAGGCGGCGCAAGAGCTGGTGGCACGGGCCGAGGCGGCGGATCGCTACCGGCGTCGGTTGGGGCGGACGCATCCGGGCTGGGGCAACGGCACGCTCATGGCCGCAGCGATGGCACGCCCCATGGCGCCGGGCCACCGGCCTGATCATCCGGACTATGCCGACTGTCTCATGCTGGTGCTCGACGCGTTGCGCCGCCACAGGGCGGCCGCCCATGCCGGTCAGCCGCTGGCGCAGGAGACGCAGCGCCGTGCCGTCGGATCGAGCTCAAGCCGACGCCCGGGGATCTCCTCGCCGCAATCCTCGCAATAG
- a CDS encoding NlpC/P60 family protein: MTGGAGIVRAARGWIGTPYVHQASVRGAGCDCLGLLRGVWRDCLGPEPETVPPYTMDWSEPQGDEALMRLGLRLMRRKPRDDAAPGDVLLFRMKEGAVAKHLGVQARVGADPSFIHAYTGHGVIESAFSLPWRRRLAARFALPMETT; this comes from the coding sequence GTGACCGGCGGCGCCGGGATCGTGCGGGCGGCGCGCGGCTGGATCGGGACGCCCTACGTGCACCAGGCCTCGGTCAGGGGCGCGGGCTGCGACTGTCTCGGCCTGCTGCGCGGCGTCTGGCGCGACTGTCTCGGGCCCGAGCCGGAGACGGTGCCGCCCTACACGATGGACTGGTCCGAGCCGCAGGGTGACGAGGCCCTGATGCGCCTCGGCCTGCGGCTGATGCGACGCAAGCCCCGCGACGACGCCGCGCCGGGCGACGTGCTGCTCTTTCGCATGAAAGAGGGCGCGGTCGCCAAGCATCTCGGGGTGCAGGCCCGGGTCGGTGCGGACCCGAGCTTCATCCACGCCTACACGGGCCACGGCGTCATCGAGAGCGCCTTCAGCCTGCCCTGGCGTCGCCGGCTGGCGGCGCGCTTTGCCCTACCAATGGAGACGACATAA
- a CDS encoding DUF2460 domain-containing protein — protein MSFHEVRFPADLSFGALGGPERRTDVVELTSGHEERNTPWAHSRRRYDAGLGLRDLDDIENLLAFFEARRGQLHGFRWKDWADHKSCRPGGTISATDQVIARGDGATRSFQLVKVYRSGGESYARPITKPVAGTVLAAVQDVEMREGVHFDIDTATGILTFAEPPLADVEITAGYEFDVPVRFDTDRINVSVASFQAGQAPDVPVVEVRV, from the coding sequence ATGAGCTTTCACGAGGTGAGATTCCCCGCCGACCTGAGTTTTGGCGCGCTCGGCGGCCCCGAGCGGCGCACCGACGTGGTCGAGCTGACCAGCGGCCACGAGGAGCGCAACACGCCCTGGGCGCATTCGCGGCGGCGCTACGACGCGGGGCTGGGTCTGCGCGATCTCGACGACATCGAGAACCTGCTGGCCTTTTTCGAGGCGCGGCGCGGCCAGCTGCACGGCTTCCGCTGGAAGGACTGGGCCGATCACAAGTCCTGCCGGCCCGGTGGCACGATCTCGGCCACGGACCAGGTCATCGCGCGCGGCGACGGCGCGACCCGCAGCTTCCAGCTGGTGAAGGTCTATCGCTCCGGCGGCGAAAGCTACGCCCGGCCGATCACCAAGCCGGTCGCGGGCACAGTGCTTGCCGCGGTGCAGGACGTGGAAATGCGCGAGGGGGTGCATTTCGACATCGATACCGCCACCGGGATCCTCACCTTTGCCGAGCCCCCTCTGGCCGATGTCGAGATCACCGCCGGCTACGAGTTCGACGTGCCGGTGCGGTTCGACACTGACCGGATCAACGTGAGCGTGGCGAGCTTTCAGGCGGGGCAGGCGCCTGACGTGCCGGTGGTCGAGGTCCGGGTCTGA
- a CDS encoding MFS transporter — protein sequence MTFTDRQARLTILSLALGAFAIGVTEFAAMGLLPYYAADLGVSEPAAGYAVSGYAIGVVVGAPVLAVLGSMLPRKLLLILLMAFFMIANVGTALAPELDTLVIARVLGGLPHGAFLGIGMLFAAEMMPEGRKAAGVAQVLMGLTVANVIGVPAAGFIGQTIGWRWCFAAVAVLAAASALMIARVAPQPEEGHNTNPLRELSALANRAIWLTLAVGAIGFGAVFAVYSYFSAALISAAEAPSWAIPLGLSGFGVGATLGNYYAGMLANWSRLGGALVLLIGMVVTSLVYSAVMGEWVAMSLVVMVLGMTAGLVIPLQMRLMDVGGDGQTLAAALNHAAFNAANALGPWLAGIGLAAGYGWSVTGYVGAGLAAAGIVVLGLAWLDARPRGRVVPAE from the coding sequence ATGACCTTCACCGACCGCCAGGCCCGCCTGACGATCCTGTCCCTCGCGCTTGGGGCCTTCGCCATCGGCGTCACCGAGTTCGCCGCGATGGGACTTCTCCCCTATTACGCCGCCGACCTCGGCGTCTCGGAGCCGGCCGCGGGCTACGCGGTGAGCGGCTACGCCATCGGCGTGGTGGTGGGCGCGCCGGTGCTCGCGGTGCTGGGCTCGATGCTGCCGCGCAAGCTGCTGCTGATCCTGCTGATGGCCTTCTTCATGATCGCCAACGTCGGCACCGCGCTCGCGCCGGAGCTCGACACGTTGGTGATCGCCCGGGTGCTGGGCGGGCTGCCGCATGGCGCCTTTCTCGGGATCGGGATGCTGTTCGCCGCCGAGATGATGCCCGAGGGCCGCAAGGCCGCGGGCGTGGCGCAGGTGCTCATGGGGCTGACGGTGGCCAACGTCATCGGCGTGCCGGCGGCAGGCTTCATCGGCCAGACCATCGGCTGGCGCTGGTGCTTCGCGGCGGTGGCCGTGCTTGCCGCCGCCTCGGCGCTGATGATCGCCCGCGTCGCACCGCAGCCGGAGGAAGGGCACAACACCAACCCTCTGCGCGAGCTCTCGGCGCTGGCCAACCGCGCGATCTGGCTCACGCTTGCCGTCGGCGCCATCGGCTTCGGCGCGGTCTTCGCGGTCTACTCCTACTTCTCCGCCGCGCTCATCTCGGCCGCCGAGGCGCCCTCCTGGGCGATCCCGCTGGGACTGTCAGGCTTCGGCGTCGGCGCGACGCTGGGCAACTACTACGCCGGCATGCTGGCGAACTGGTCGCGGCTCGGCGGCGCGCTGGTGCTGCTCATCGGCATGGTCGTGACCTCGCTGGTCTATTCCGCCGTGATGGGTGAATGGGTGGCGATGTCGCTCGTGGTCATGGTTCTGGGCATGACCGCCGGCCTCGTGATCCCGCTGCAGATGCGCCTGATGGACGTGGGAGGCGACGGCCAGACCCTTGCCGCCGCGCTCAACCACGCCGCCTTCAACGCCGCCAACGCGCTTGGTCCGTGGCTGGCGGGCATCGGTCTTGCGGCGGGCTACGGCTGGAGCGTGACTGGCTACGTCGGCGCGGGGCTCGCCGCAGCAGGCATCGTGGTGCTGGGGCTCGCCTGGCTCGACGCCCGGCCGCGCGGTCGGGTCGTACCGGCCGAGTAA
- a CDS encoding DUF2163 domain-containing protein — MAVAELHAHLATGSTTVSRCWAVTRADGTRYGFTDHDVDLVFEGLRFRADTGLSALALQQATGLSVDNTEAMGALSDDALSEADIDAGRFDGAEVVSWMVNWQDVTQRKVLFRGSIGEIRRTGGAFHAELRGLTEALNRPLGRSFQKPCSAVLGDGACGVDLAEPGYFHDGPLVSVVEGRSFGLGPLEGFDDGWFQRGRLEVLSGAAEGLVGMVKRDRLVDGERRIDLWEPLRTAAAPGDRVRVLAGCDKRFETCRLKFNNLLNFRGFPDIPEDDWMMVHPTQAGARGGGSRR; from the coding sequence ATGGCGGTGGCGGAGCTTCACGCGCATCTGGCGACAGGCAGCACTACGGTCTCGCGCTGCTGGGCGGTCACCCGTGCCGACGGGACCCGCTACGGTTTCACCGATCACGACGTCGACCTTGTCTTCGAGGGGCTGCGGTTCCGCGCCGACACCGGCCTCAGCGCGCTGGCGCTGCAGCAGGCCACGGGGCTGTCCGTCGACAATACCGAGGCAATGGGGGCGCTCAGCGACGACGCGCTGTCCGAGGCCGATATCGACGCCGGGCGCTTCGACGGGGCCGAGGTGGTCTCGTGGATGGTCAACTGGCAGGACGTGACGCAGCGCAAGGTGCTGTTCCGCGGGAGCATCGGCGAGATCCGCCGCACGGGCGGGGCCTTTCACGCCGAGTTGCGCGGTCTCACCGAGGCGCTGAACCGCCCGCTGGGGCGGAGCTTCCAGAAGCCCTGTTCGGCGGTGCTTGGCGACGGGGCCTGTGGGGTGGATCTTGCAGAGCCGGGATACTTCCACGACGGGCCGCTGGTGTCGGTCGTGGAGGGGCGCTCGTTCGGGCTGGGGCCGCTGGAGGGGTTCGATGACGGCTGGTTCCAACGCGGTCGCCTCGAGGTCCTGAGCGGCGCGGCCGAGGGCCTCGTGGGCATGGTCAAGCGCGACCGCCTTGTCGACGGTGAGCGGCGGATCGACCTCTGGGAGCCGCTTCGGACCGCCGCGGCGCCGGGGGACCGCGTCCGGGTGCTCGCGGGGTGCGACAAACGGTTCGAGACCTGCCGGCTGAAATTCAACAACCTGCTGAACTTCCGGGGCTTCCCGGACATCCCCGAGGACGACTGGATGATGGTTCACCCGACACAGGCCGGCGCCCGTGGCGGCGGGAGCCGGAGGTGA
- a CDS encoding TraR/DksA family transcriptional regulator has protein sequence MTDRNDRFRALIDARLAELAEEDALGRSGQATVELDQQAVGRLSRQDALLGQSMARATQARRDAQRRALVAALERIESGNFGYCEDCGEEIPGRRLELDPTARRCVSCASG, from the coding sequence ATGACGGATCGGAATGACCGCTTCCGCGCCCTGATCGACGCGCGGCTTGCCGAACTGGCCGAGGAGGACGCGCTGGGTCGGTCCGGGCAGGCGACGGTGGAGCTCGACCAGCAGGCGGTGGGACGGCTGTCGCGGCAGGATGCGCTGCTCGGCCAGTCGATGGCGCGCGCCACGCAGGCGCGGCGCGACGCCCAGCGCCGCGCGCTCGTTGCCGCCCTCGAACGGATCGAGAGCGGCAATTTCGGCTATTGCGAGGATTGCGGCGAGGAGATCCCCGGGCGTCGGCTTGAGCTCGATCCGACGGCACGGCGCTGCGTCTCCTGCGCCAGCGGCTGA
- a CDS encoding pyruvate dehydrogenase complex dihydrolipoamide acetyltransferase — protein sequence MPTEILMPALSPTMEEGTLAKWLVKEGDEVNSGDILAEIETDKATMEFEAVDEGTIGKILIDEGTEGVKVNTPIAVLLEEGESADDIDSASSSPAPAATTDESAAPEKEAEKAAAATPSAPAGPATPAPAAPQDADGKRIFATPLARRIAADKGLDLTQVKGSGPHGRIVKADVEAAQPGKAEAAAPEAKAAPAEKKAADAAVMPAGPSADAVKKMYEGRDYEEVKLDGMRRTVASRLTEAKQTIPHFYLRREIKLDALLKFRSQLNKQLEGRGVKLSVNDFIIKASALALQSVPDANAVWAGDRMLKLTPSDVAVAVAVDGGLFTPVLKDAEMKSLSALSAEMKDLATRARDRKLAPHEYVGGSFAISNLGMYGIDNFDAVINPPHGAILAVGAGVKKPVVGDDGELTVATVMSVTLSVDHRVIDGALGAELLKAIAENLENPMVMLA from the coding sequence ATGCCCACCGAAATCCTGATGCCCGCCCTGTCGCCCACCATGGAGGAAGGCACGCTGGCCAAATGGCTGGTCAAGGAAGGCGACGAAGTGAATTCCGGCGACATTCTCGCCGAGATCGAAACCGACAAGGCCACGATGGAATTCGAGGCGGTGGACGAAGGCACCATCGGCAAGATCCTCATCGACGAGGGCACCGAGGGCGTGAAGGTGAACACCCCCATCGCCGTGCTGCTGGAAGAGGGCGAAAGCGCCGACGACATCGACAGCGCGTCGTCCTCCCCTGCCCCGGCGGCCACCACCGACGAAAGCGCCGCCCCCGAGAAGGAGGCCGAGAAGGCCGCCGCCGCGACCCCCTCGGCCCCGGCCGGCCCCGCCACGCCTGCGCCTGCCGCGCCGCAGGATGCCGACGGCAAGCGCATCTTCGCGACCCCGCTGGCGCGCCGCATCGCCGCCGACAAGGGGCTCGACCTGACGCAGGTGAAGGGCTCGGGCCCGCACGGCCGGATCGTGAAGGCCGACGTCGAGGCCGCGCAGCCCGGCAAGGCCGAGGCCGCCGCGCCCGAAGCCAAGGCCGCGCCCGCCGAGAAGAAGGCCGCCGACGCCGCCGTCATGCCCGCAGGCCCCTCGGCCGACGCGGTCAAGAAGATGTACGAGGGCCGCGACTACGAAGAGGTCAAGCTCGACGGCATGCGCCGCACGGTGGCAAGCCGCCTGACCGAGGCCAAGCAGACCATCCCGCACTTCTACCTGCGCCGCGAGATCAAGCTCGACGCGCTGCTGAAGTTCCGCTCGCAGCTCAACAAGCAGCTCGAGGGGCGCGGCGTGAAGCTGTCGGTCAACGACTTCATCATCAAGGCCAGCGCGCTGGCGCTGCAGAGCGTGCCCGACGCCAACGCCGTCTGGGCGGGCGACCGGATGCTGAAGCTCACGCCCTCGGATGTCGCGGTCGCCGTGGCGGTCGACGGCGGGCTCTTCACGCCGGTGCTGAAGGATGCCGAGATGAAGTCGCTCTCGGCGCTCTCGGCCGAGATGAAGGACCTTGCCACCCGCGCCCGCGACCGCAAGCTCGCGCCGCATGAATACGTCGGTGGCAGCTTCGCGATCTCCAACCTCGGGATGTATGGCATCGACAACTTCGACGCGGTCATCAACCCGCCGCACGGCGCGATCCTCGCCGTCGGCGCGGGCGTCAAGAAGCCGGTCGTCGGCGACGACGGCGAGCTGACCGTGGCGACCGTGATGTCGGTCACCCTTTCCGTGGATCACCGGGTCATCGACGGCGCGCTCGGGGCCGAGCTGCTCAAGGCGATCGCCGAGAACCTGGAGAACCCGATGGTGATGCTGGCCTGA
- a CDS encoding baseplate multidomain protein megatron codes for MATILFSAVGATIGSAFGGSVLGLSMTAVGRFIGASFGRALDQRLMGQGADTIETGRIERFRLSGTGEGAPIPQVFGRLRIGGHVIWATEFSEHVRTKKAGGGGKGAPPQPTVKSYSYSVSLAVALCEGEITSVNRVWADGAEIAVGELTMRVYPGSDDQLPDPKMETVEGTGLVPAYRGTAYVVIEDLMLERFGNRIPQFSFEVTRPEQTDHDDLPHAIRGVALIPGTGEYALATEPVHMSYAEDASGVVNVNSPAEVPDFNVSLDQLTEEAPSCGAVSLVVSWFGNDLRCGTCEIRPKIEQEEFDAPDMPWTVSGLTREGAELVPRIDDRPVYGGTPCDTSVIQAIRRMTGQGLDVLYYPFILMDQLSGNGLSDPWSGASDQPVLPWRGRITLSTAPGRDGSPDGTGAATDEVAAFFGTASAADFTVGDGAVTYDGPEEWSYRRFILHQAALCAAAGGVEAFCIGSEMRALTQIRSDKGFPTVAAMRALAAECRALLGPDVRIGYAADWSEYFGYHPQDGTGDVYFHLDPLWADDEIDFIGIDNYMPLSDWRDGDDHLDAGWGAIHDADYLMSNVAGGEGYDWYYPSAEARAAQRRAPITDGAHGEPWIWRYKDIRGWWENPHHERIGGVRQSDPTDWVPGSKPVRFTELGCAAVDKGTNQPNKFLDAKSSESRLPHFSNGLRDELIQRQYLRAMHAYWRDPANNPVSEGYGGRMIDMDHAYVWAWDARPYPWFPGLTELWSDGDNYRRGHWITGRVSSRTLASVVAEICERAGVLAYDVSGLHGWVRGYSVDRVADGRRALQPLMLAHGFDAIERDGALVFRMRRGRDAAPLEVSELAVSDDLEGDLLRLRASEADTAGRVRLRFIEADGDYAVAAEETVLPDEETHAVAETELPMALTRREGRLTVERWLSEARIAQDSLRFALPPSRLDVAAGDVVSLPAASGRVLARVDRVEIGTHQLIDAVRIEPDVYLPTDFPDTGPTLRPFVPAVRVLPLFMDLPLMSGEEVEHAPHLALTAQPWPGSVAVYDAATDADYALNEIIAARAVVGVTETPLFAAPAGRIDRGARLQLRMLSGTLQSIGDAALLAGGNLLAIGDGTPGNWELLQFRDAEVVGAGRWLVSHRLRGQFGTDAAIPEAWPAGSWVVRLDGTPQQIALAAAMRQQQRHYRIGPAQRGYDDPSYVHEVHAFDGNGLRPYRPVHLRAEPSGSGVALGWVRRTRIDGDGWELSEVPLGEEAEAYRLRVMQGDTLVRSVDVAAPAWSYDPAQDGLSGDYRIEVAQLSARYGPGPFASVTLSA; via the coding sequence ATGGCGACGATCCTATTCTCGGCGGTGGGCGCCACCATCGGAAGCGCCTTCGGGGGCTCGGTTCTCGGCCTTTCGATGACAGCCGTGGGCCGCTTCATCGGCGCCAGCTTCGGGCGGGCGCTCGATCAGCGGTTGATGGGGCAGGGGGCCGATACCATCGAGACCGGCCGCATCGAGCGGTTCCGGCTCAGCGGCACGGGCGAGGGCGCCCCGATCCCGCAGGTCTTCGGCCGGCTGCGGATCGGAGGCCATGTGATCTGGGCCACCGAGTTCTCCGAGCACGTTCGGACCAAGAAGGCGGGCGGCGGAGGCAAGGGGGCGCCGCCGCAGCCGACTGTGAAGAGCTACAGCTACTCGGTGAGCCTTGCCGTGGCGCTCTGCGAGGGTGAGATCACCTCGGTCAACCGGGTCTGGGCCGACGGGGCCGAGATCGCGGTCGGCGAGCTGACCATGCGGGTCTATCCGGGTTCGGACGACCAGCTTCCCGATCCCAAGATGGAGACGGTCGAAGGCACGGGACTCGTGCCGGCCTACCGGGGCACGGCTTATGTCGTGATCGAGGACCTGATGCTCGAGCGGTTCGGCAACCGCATTCCGCAGTTCAGTTTCGAGGTCACGCGCCCGGAGCAGACCGACCACGACGATCTGCCCCATGCCATTCGGGGCGTGGCACTGATCCCCGGCACCGGGGAATACGCGCTGGCGACCGAGCCTGTGCACATGAGTTACGCCGAGGATGCCTCGGGGGTAGTGAACGTCAACTCGCCAGCCGAAGTGCCGGATTTCAACGTTTCGCTCGACCAGCTGACCGAGGAGGCGCCCTCCTGCGGGGCGGTCTCGCTGGTGGTGAGCTGGTTCGGCAACGATCTGCGTTGCGGGACCTGCGAGATCAGGCCGAAGATCGAGCAGGAGGAGTTCGACGCACCGGACATGCCGTGGACCGTCTCGGGGCTGACGCGCGAGGGCGCGGAGCTTGTGCCGCGTATTGATGACCGGCCGGTCTATGGCGGCACGCCCTGCGACACCTCGGTGATCCAGGCGATCCGGCGGATGACGGGGCAGGGGCTTGACGTGCTCTACTATCCCTTCATCCTCATGGACCAGCTCTCGGGCAACGGGCTTTCCGACCCTTGGAGCGGGGCTTCGGATCAGCCGGTGCTGCCGTGGCGCGGGCGCATCACGCTGAGCACGGCACCCGGACGGGACGGATCGCCGGACGGCACGGGGGCGGCCACCGACGAGGTCGCGGCCTTCTTCGGAACCGCCTCGGCGGCGGATTTCACGGTGGGTGATGGCGCGGTTACTTACGACGGGCCCGAGGAATGGTCCTATCGCCGATTCATCCTGCACCAGGCCGCGCTCTGTGCCGCCGCCGGCGGGGTCGAGGCGTTCTGCATCGGCTCGGAGATGCGCGCGTTGACCCAGATCCGGTCGGACAAGGGGTTTCCGACGGTCGCGGCGATGCGGGCGCTGGCCGCCGAGTGCCGTGCGCTGCTCGGACCGGACGTGCGGATCGGCTATGCCGCCGACTGGTCGGAGTATTTCGGCTACCATCCGCAGGACGGCACGGGCGACGTGTATTTCCATCTCGACCCGCTCTGGGCCGACGACGAGATCGACTTCATCGGCATCGATAACTACATGCCGTTGTCCGACTGGCGTGACGGCGATGATCACCTCGATGCCGGGTGGGGCGCAATCCACGATGCCGATTACCTCATGTCCAACGTCGCCGGAGGCGAGGGCTACGACTGGTATTACCCCTCCGCCGAGGCACGCGCGGCGCAGCGGCGCGCGCCGATCACCGACGGGGCCCACGGCGAGCCCTGGATCTGGCGCTACAAGGACATCCGCGGCTGGTGGGAAAATCCGCACCACGAGCGCATCGGCGGGGTGCGGCAGAGCGACCCGACCGACTGGGTGCCGGGCTCGAAGCCGGTGCGCTTCACCGAGCTGGGCTGCGCCGCCGTCGACAAGGGTACGAACCAGCCCAACAAGTTCCTCGACGCCAAGAGTTCCGAGAGCCGGTTGCCGCATTTCTCCAACGGCCTGCGCGACGAGCTGATCCAGCGGCAATACCTGCGCGCGATGCATGCCTACTGGCGCGATCCTGCGAACAACCCGGTCTCGGAGGGCTACGGCGGCCGGATGATCGACATGGATCACGCCTATGTCTGGGCCTGGGATGCGCGGCCCTACCCGTGGTTCCCCGGTCTTACCGAGCTTTGGAGCGACGGCGACAACTACCGGCGCGGTCACTGGATCACCGGGCGGGTGTCGTCTCGGACGCTGGCCTCGGTCGTGGCCGAGATCTGCGAGCGGGCCGGTGTGCTCGCTTATGACGTGAGTGGTCTGCATGGCTGGGTGCGGGGCTACAGCGTCGACCGCGTGGCCGATGGCCGCCGCGCGCTGCAGCCGCTGATGCTGGCGCATGGCTTCGATGCGATCGAGCGCGACGGGGCGCTGGTGTTCCGGATGCGCCGGGGCCGCGATGCCGCGCCGCTGGAGGTGTCCGAGCTTGCCGTTTCGGATGATCTGGAGGGCGACCTGCTGCGGCTGCGTGCCAGCGAGGCCGATACGGCGGGCCGCGTCCGCCTGCGCTTCATCGAGGCGGATGGCGATTACGCGGTCGCCGCCGAGGAGACCGTGCTGCCCGACGAGGAAACTCATGCGGTGGCCGAGACCGAGCTGCCGATGGCGCTTACCCGGCGCGAGGGGCGGCTGACGGTCGAACGCTGGCTCTCCGAGGCCCGCATCGCGCAGGACAGCCTGCGGTTCGCGCTGCCGCCCTCGCGGCTCGATGTGGCGGCCGGCGACGTGGTGTCGCTGCCCGCGGCGAGTGGGCGGGTGCTGGCGCGCGTCGACCGGGTCGAGATCGGAACGCACCAGTTGATCGACGCCGTGCGCATCGAGCCCGATGTCTACCTTCCGACGGACTTTCCCGACACGGGGCCCACGTTGCGACCCTTCGTGCCGGCGGTGCGGGTGCTGCCGCTGTTCATGGACCTGCCGCTGATGAGCGGCGAGGAGGTCGAACACGCGCCGCATCTCGCGCTCACGGCCCAGCCGTGGCCCGGGTCGGTCGCGGTCTACGACGCGGCCACCGACGCGGATTACGCGCTGAACGAGATCATCGCCGCCCGCGCCGTGGTCGGGGTGACCGAGACGCCGCTTTTCGCCGCCCCCGCCGGCCGGATCGACCGTGGTGCCCGGCTGCAGCTGCGCATGCTCTCCGGCACGTTGCAATCCATCGGCGATGCGGCGCTATTGGCCGGGGGCAACCTGCTGGCCATCGGCGACGGCACGCCGGGCAACTGGGAGCTCCTGCAGTTCCGCGACGCCGAGGTGGTCGGCGCGGGCAGGTGGCTGGTCTCGCACCGCTTGCGTGGGCAGTTCGGCACCGACGCGGCAATCCCCGAGGCCTGGCCGGCGGGATCGTGGGTGGTGCGGCTCGACGGCACGCCGCAGCAGATCGCGCTGGCTGCCGCCATGCGGCAGCAACAGCGGCATTACCGCATCGGCCCGGCGCAGCGCGGATACGACGATCCGAGCTACGTGCACGAGGTCCACGCCTTCGACGGCAACGGCCTGCGGCCCTACCGGCCGGTGCACCTGCGGGCAGAGCCCTCGGGAAGCGGCGTCGCGCTGGGCTGGGTCCGGCGCACCCGCATCGACGGCGATGGCTGGGAGCTGTCCGAGGTGCCGCTGGGCGAGGAGGCCGAGGCCTACCGCCTTCGGGTCATGCAGGGCGACACGCTGGTGCGCAGCGTCGATGTGGCCGCACCCGCATGGAGCTACGACCCGGCGCAGGACGGGCTCTCGGGCGACTACCGGATCGAGGTGGCGCAGCTTTCGGCGCGCTACGGCCCGGGGCCCTTCGCGAGCGTGACGCTTTCGGCATGA
- a CDS encoding phage tail tape measure protein → MSDFEGLDDLDTEIAALEQSLGSAAGMAAGFDAEMRRIHQTFSSTGRNVARLEGALSKGLGRAIDGVVLDGMKLSEALETVARSMIDAAYKAAVKPVTQQLGGMLAGGLAGMFGGLMPFAQGGAFTQGKVMPFATGGVVSGPVSFPMRGDTGLMGEAGPEAIMPLTRGPDGKLGVRAQGGGAQPVTVVMNITTPDVQGFRRSQSQIAAKMSRALGQGTRNR, encoded by the coding sequence ATGAGTGATTTCGAAGGGCTGGACGATCTCGATACCGAGATCGCGGCGCTGGAGCAGAGCCTCGGCTCGGCGGCGGGCATGGCCGCCGGTTTCGATGCCGAGATGCGGCGCATCCACCAGACGTTCTCGTCGACGGGTCGCAACGTGGCGCGGCTCGAAGGGGCGCTGAGCAAGGGTCTCGGGCGGGCCATCGACGGGGTGGTGCTCGACGGCATGAAGTTGTCGGAAGCGCTCGAGACGGTGGCGCGATCGATGATCGACGCGGCCTACAAGGCGGCGGTGAAGCCGGTGACCCAGCAGCTTGGGGGGATGCTGGCGGGGGGGCTCGCCGGGATGTTCGGCGGGCTGATGCCCTTTGCGCAGGGTGGGGCGTTCACGCAGGGCAAGGTGATGCCCTTCGCGACCGGCGGGGTCGTTTCGGGCCCCGTCAGCTTCCCGATGCGCGGGGACACGGGTCTGATGGGCGAAGCGGGCCCCGAGGCGATCATGCCGCTCACGCGCGGGCCCGACGGCAAGCTCGGGGTGCGCGCCCAGGGTGGTGGGGCGCAGCCGGTGACCGTGGTGATGAACATCACCACGCCCGACGTTCAGGGCTTCCGCCGCAGCCAGTCGCAGATCGCCGCGAAGATGAGCCGTGCCCTCGGGCAGGGCACGCGCAACCGCTGA